A single genomic interval of Bacillus smithii harbors:
- a CDS encoding peptidase U32 family protein, with amino-acid sequence MSTILKDNISQIVDGKRVIVKKPELLAPAGNLEKLKIAVHYGADAVFLGGQEYGLRSNADNFTLEEIKEGVEFAKKYGAKIYVTTNIYAHNENMDGLEEYLKALEDAGVAGIIVADPLIIDAAGRVAPKLERHLSTQQSLTNWKAAQFWKEQGLERVVLARETSAEEIKEIKQKVDIEIEAFIHGAMCIAYSGRCVLSNYMTARDSNRGGCCQSCRWDYDLYQLNGDKEKPLFTEKDAPFAMSAKDLKLVESIPKMIELGIDSLKIEGRMKSIHYIATVVSVYRQVIDSYCADPDHFTMKQEWLDELEKCANRETAPAFFEGGVPGYEEQLFGTHSKKTAFDFAGLVLDYNPDTQMVTLQQRNHFRPGDEVEFFGPEIENFTQTIGTIWDEEGNEIDAARHPLQIVRFKVDRPLYPYNMMRKETK; translated from the coding sequence ATGTCTACGATATTGAAAGATAACATTTCACAAATTGTTGACGGAAAACGAGTGATCGTCAAAAAACCAGAGTTGCTGGCGCCTGCCGGCAATTTGGAAAAGTTGAAAATTGCTGTCCATTACGGCGCCGATGCTGTCTTTCTCGGAGGGCAGGAATATGGATTGCGCTCCAATGCCGATAACTTTACCCTTGAAGAAATAAAAGAAGGGGTGGAATTTGCGAAGAAATACGGCGCTAAAATTTATGTCACAACCAATATTTATGCTCATAACGAAAATATGGACGGACTAGAAGAGTATTTAAAAGCTTTGGAAGATGCAGGGGTAGCTGGAATTATCGTCGCTGATCCGTTAATCATTGACGCGGCTGGACGCGTTGCTCCTAAACTGGAACGACATTTGAGCACGCAGCAGTCTTTAACGAATTGGAAAGCTGCCCAATTTTGGAAGGAGCAAGGACTCGAGCGTGTTGTGCTTGCGCGTGAAACAAGCGCGGAGGAAATTAAAGAAATTAAACAAAAAGTCGATATTGAAATTGAAGCGTTCATCCATGGCGCTATGTGCATCGCTTATTCAGGAAGATGCGTTTTAAGTAATTATATGACAGCACGCGATTCCAACCGTGGAGGATGCTGCCAGTCCTGCCGTTGGGATTACGACCTCTATCAATTAAACGGAGACAAGGAAAAGCCTTTATTTACTGAAAAAGATGCTCCGTTTGCGATGAGTGCCAAAGATTTGAAATTAGTCGAATCGATTCCGAAAATGATTGAACTCGGGATTGATAGTTTGAAAATAGAAGGCCGAATGAAGTCCATTCATTATATTGCGACTGTTGTCAGTGTATATCGGCAAGTGATTGATTCTTACTGCGCGGACCCGGATCATTTTACGATGAAACAAGAATGGCTGGATGAACTTGAAAAATGTGCCAATCGTGAAACGGCTCCTGCCTTTTTTGAAGGGGGAGTACCGGGTTATGAAGAACAATTATTTGGCACACACAGCAAAAAAACAGCTTTCGATTTCGCGGGGCTGGTATTGGATTACAATCCGGATACCCAAATGGTGACATTGCAGCAACGCAACCATTTCCGTCCGGGAGACGAAGTGGAATTTTTCGGCCCTGAAATCGAAAATTTCACCCAAACCATTGGAACGATTTGGGATGAGGAAGGAAACGAAATCGACGCTGCGCGCCATCCTTTGCAGATTGTACGATTTAAGGTGGATCGCCCGCTTTATCCATACAACATGATGCGAAAGGAGACAAAATAG
- a CDS encoding peptidase U32 family protein yields the protein MANKPELLVTPTSVQDILPLCDAGADAFMIGEQRYGLRLAGEFSRDDVIKAVELAHSRGKKVYVAMNAIFHNEKVEELKDYILFLKDVKCDAIVFGDPAVLMTIREIAPNMKLHWSTETTGTNWYTCNYWGRLGSKRAVLARELSMDAVIETKEHAEVEIEVQIHGMTCMFQSKRALLENYFEYQGKMLEIKNKNQDKNMYLYDKERDNRYPIFEDENGTHIMSPNDVCMIDELTEMVEAGIDSFKIDGILKEPDYIIEVTKLYRKAIDLCAEDPDAYEEVKDQLYEQIVAIQPKHRPLDTGFFFKETVY from the coding sequence ATGGCAAATAAACCAGAGTTACTCGTTACTCCTACCAGTGTTCAAGATATTTTGCCTTTGTGCGATGCTGGAGCAGATGCATTTATGATAGGGGAGCAGCGATATGGGCTCAGACTGGCCGGCGAATTTTCTCGCGATGACGTGATAAAAGCAGTTGAACTTGCACATTCGCGAGGGAAAAAAGTATATGTGGCAATGAATGCCATCTTTCATAATGAAAAAGTCGAAGAATTAAAAGATTATATTCTGTTTTTAAAGGACGTAAAATGCGATGCGATCGTTTTTGGCGATCCTGCGGTGTTGATGACAATCCGGGAAATAGCACCAAATATGAAATTGCATTGGAGTACGGAGACTACGGGAACCAATTGGTATACTTGCAATTACTGGGGGCGCCTTGGATCAAAGCGGGCCGTTTTGGCTCGTGAATTAAGCATGGATGCCGTCATTGAAACAAAAGAACATGCCGAAGTGGAGATCGAAGTTCAAATACATGGTATGACTTGCATGTTCCAATCGAAGCGTGCTTTGCTTGAGAATTACTTTGAATATCAAGGAAAAATGTTGGAAATAAAGAATAAAAACCAAGACAAAAATATGTACCTTTATGATAAAGAACGGGACAATAGATACCCGATTTTTGAAGATGAAAACGGTACTCATATTATGAGTCCAAACGATGTTTGCATGATCGATGAACTCACCGAAATGGTAGAAGCAGGAATCGATAGCTTCAAAATCGACGGCATATTAAAAGAACCGGACTATATCATCGAGGTGACAAAACTGTATCGCAAAGCAATCGATTTATGTGCAGAAGATCCGGATGCCTATGAAGAAGTGAAAGATCAGTTATATGAACAAATAGTGGCCATCCAGCCGAAGCATCGTCCATTGGATACGGGCTTTTTCTTTAAGGAAACGGTTTATTAA
- a CDS encoding O-methyltransferase, giving the protein MEEKIAQYWQSLLPEKPLFIQEMEQLAKEEHVPIMESAGIETMLQFMRIQKPKKILEIGTAIGYSAIRIAQAISGSEIVTIERDESRYNQAIQFIRRAGLENRISVILGDALEVVAEAGEMGPYDAIFIDAAKGQYQKFFEMYTPYLAENGVVYTDNVLFKGHVAETDIAKKRIRQLASKIRQYNQWLVNHSSFSTMIIPVGDGLAISIYRGEKDGK; this is encoded by the coding sequence ATGGAAGAAAAGATAGCACAATACTGGCAGTCGCTCCTTCCTGAAAAACCGCTTTTCATTCAGGAGATGGAACAATTGGCGAAAGAAGAACATGTTCCTATTATGGAATCGGCCGGCATCGAAACGATGCTGCAATTTATGAGAATCCAAAAGCCTAAAAAAATTCTCGAAATCGGCACGGCGATTGGATATTCAGCGATTCGAATCGCACAAGCCATCAGCGGGTCTGAAATTGTCACGATTGAACGTGATGAAAGCCGCTACAATCAAGCGATTCAATTTATTCGTCGGGCAGGTTTAGAGAACCGCATTTCCGTGATTTTGGGCGATGCATTGGAAGTGGTAGCGGAAGCAGGCGAGATGGGGCCTTATGATGCCATTTTTATCGATGCGGCAAAAGGTCAGTATCAAAAGTTCTTTGAAATGTACACACCGTATTTAGCGGAAAACGGTGTTGTGTATACTGATAATGTGCTCTTTAAAGGACATGTGGCTGAAACGGATATAGCAAAGAAGCGAATTCGCCAATTAGCATCCAAAATCCGTCAATATAATCAATGGTTGGTGAATCATTCGTCCTTTTCGACGATGATCATTCCTGTTGGCGACGGGCTGGCAATCAGTATTTATCGAGGTGAAAAAGATGGCAAATAA
- the mltG gene encoding endolytic transglycosylase MltG encodes MSKFHWDLTDYRRKKRKRTFFLSLFAVIVALAAVVFFYIYQSLQPVDKGNRTPVKVTIPQGSSAAKIGEILEKKGIIRNQQAFKYYIQWKGKTGFQAGTYYFAPSMSLDDIIRDLQKGNSYEFAKIVFTIPEGRQLREIAKTISKHSPYDYNTVWNRLNDRAFIQQLIKKYPDLLTKEILNPKVKYPLEGYLYPAVYAYYDPKTPLDTIIEDMIAKTDRVLSQYQKAMKVKHLTPHQLLTMASLIEEEATKKADRRKISSVFYNRLAKKMPLQTDPTVLYALNKHKSRVVYKDLKVNSPYNTYKYKGLPPGPISNSGISSLEAALNPEQTDYLYFLAAPSGDVYYAKTLEEHNRLKQKFITNYYDAEKK; translated from the coding sequence ATGTCGAAGTTTCATTGGGATTTAACTGACTATAGAAGAAAAAAAAGAAAAAGAACCTTTTTTTTATCACTATTTGCTGTCATTGTTGCCTTGGCAGCAGTGGTCTTTTTCTATATCTACCAGTCGCTGCAGCCAGTAGATAAGGGAAATCGCACACCGGTCAAAGTGACCATCCCCCAAGGGTCAAGCGCCGCAAAAATCGGAGAAATCCTAGAAAAAAAAGGTATTATCCGCAATCAACAAGCCTTTAAATATTACATACAATGGAAGGGAAAAACAGGATTCCAAGCTGGAACCTATTATTTTGCGCCCTCCATGTCTCTTGATGATATCATACGTGATTTGCAGAAGGGAAATTCTTATGAATTTGCCAAAATCGTATTCACGATACCAGAGGGACGTCAATTGCGCGAGATTGCCAAAACGATTAGCAAACATTCGCCTTATGATTACAATACCGTCTGGAATCGTTTAAACGACCGTGCTTTTATTCAGCAATTGATCAAAAAATATCCGGATTTGCTGACAAAGGAAATTTTGAATCCAAAAGTAAAATATCCATTAGAAGGGTATCTGTACCCGGCTGTTTACGCTTATTATGATCCGAAAACTCCGCTGGATACGATCATTGAAGATATGATCGCCAAAACAGATCGCGTCCTATCTCAATATCAAAAAGCCATGAAGGTCAAACATTTGACCCCTCATCAATTGCTTACAATGGCTTCTCTTATTGAAGAAGAAGCGACAAAGAAAGCGGATAGACGTAAAATCTCCAGCGTTTTCTATAACCGGCTGGCCAAAAAAATGCCGCTGCAAACAGATCCGACTGTGCTTTATGCACTCAACAAGCATAAAAGTCGTGTCGTATATAAAGACTTAAAAGTGAATTCGCCATACAATACGTATAAATATAAAGGATTGCCCCCTGGTCCCATCTCAAATTCCGGAATATCTTCTTTAGAAGCAGCTTTAAATCCGGAACAAACGGATTACCTGTATTTTCTTGCGGCGCCTAGCGGGGATGTTTATTATGCTAAAACGTTGGAAGAACACAATCGATTAAAACAAAAATTTATTACCAATTACTACGATGCTGAAAAGAAATAA
- a CDS encoding DUF1292 domain-containing protein — MEHGDQHITVVDEEGNEILCEVLFTFDSEQFDKSYVLYYPAETTDDEEIEIFAASFHPSEGNSGDLEPVETEEEWDLIEEMLNTFLDQEEEHEHNHEHEHEK; from the coding sequence ATGGAACACGGAGATCAACATATTACTGTAGTAGATGAAGAAGGAAATGAGATTTTATGTGAAGTGCTTTTTACATTTGATTCCGAGCAATTTGACAAATCTTATGTGCTCTATTATCCGGCGGAAACAACTGATGATGAAGAAATTGAAATTTTTGCCGCTTCTTTTCATCCCAGTGAAGGAAATTCCGGTGATCTCGAACCGGTAGAAACCGAAGAAGAATGGGATCTTATTGAAGAAATGCTGAATACGTTTCTCGATCAAGAAGAAGAGCACGAACATAATCATGAACACGAACACGAAAAATAA
- the ruvX gene encoding Holliday junction resolvase RuvX: MRTMGLDVGSKTVGVAISDELGWTAQGIETIKVDEEKGDLGFDRLKELIEDYQVDKIVVGLPKNMNNTIGPRGEASQAYAKKLEKEFSLPVVLWDERLSTMAAERVLLEADVSRKKRKKVIDKMAAVMILQGYLDSLK, from the coding sequence ATGAGAACTATGGGGTTAGACGTGGGCTCCAAAACAGTCGGCGTTGCGATAAGCGACGAATTAGGATGGACAGCCCAAGGAATTGAAACCATCAAGGTGGATGAAGAGAAAGGCGATCTTGGTTTCGACCGTTTAAAAGAACTAATCGAAGATTATCAAGTCGATAAGATTGTGGTCGGGTTGCCCAAAAACATGAATAACACGATCGGCCCGAGAGGAGAAGCTTCTCAAGCGTATGCGAAAAAACTGGAAAAAGAGTTTTCTCTTCCCGTTGTGCTCTGGGATGAAAGGCTGAGTACGATGGCTGCCGAAAGAGTTCTGTTAGAGGCGGACGTGAGCCGCAAAAAAAGAAAAAAAGTCATTGACAAAATGGCTGCTGTCATGATTCTACAAGGTTATTTGGATAGTTTGAAATAA
- a CDS encoding IreB family regulatory phosphoprotein produces MSSFDQTMKFHFSDEPFDHDVKEILFQVYDALQEKGYNPINQIVGYLLSGDPAYIPRHKDARNLIRKLERDEIIEELVKTYLKQREE; encoded by the coding sequence ATGAGCTCTTTTGATCAGACAATGAAATTCCATTTTTCAGATGAGCCTTTTGATCATGACGTGAAAGAAATTCTTTTCCAAGTTTATGACGCTCTTCAAGAAAAGGGATACAATCCCATTAATCAAATTGTTGGCTATTTGCTTTCAGGAGACCCAGCTTATATTCCCCGGCATAAAGATGCCAGGAACTTGATTCGAAAATTGGAACGGGACGAAATTATTGAAGAATTGGTTAAGACGTATTTGAAGCAGCGAGAGGAATAA
- the alaS gene encoding alanine--tRNA ligase — translation MKKLTGAQIRQMFLDFFKEKGHQIEPSASLIPNNDPSLLWINSGVATLKKYFDGRVVPENPRITNAQKSIRTNDIENVGKTARHHTFFEMLGNFSIGDYFKEEAIAWAWEFLTDPKWMGFEKEKLSVTIHPEDQEAYEIWNKKIGIPEERIIRLEGNFWDIGEGPSGPNSEIFYDRGPQYGDDPNDPELYPGGENDRYLEIWNLVFSQFNHNPDGTYTPLPKKNIDTGMGLERMASVVQEAETNFDTDLFLPIIRATEKISGETYGKDPEKDVAFKVIADHIRTVTFAIGDGALPSNEGRGYVLRRLLRRAVRYAKKIHINRPFMYELVPVVGNIMIDYYPEVNDKAAFIQKVVKNEEERFHETLHEGLSILESVIRKAKVQNHKTISGEDAFRLYDTYGFPVELTEEYAEEEGLKIDYEGFEKEMERQRERARSARQDVDSMQTQNVLLQSITTKSEFIGYDQLETDAVVEVILKNGEIVSKASAGDTVQFILNRTPFYAESGGQIADKGVLVADHVKVTIQDVQKAPNGQHLHNAVIDEGILEQGQLVHAQVDKTARANVTRNHTATHLLHQALKDVLGNHVNQAGSLVEPERLRFDFSHFGQVSPEELEKVEAIVNEKIWKSLPVGIEYKGLEEAKAQGAMALFGEKYGDIVRVVSIGDYSLELCGGCHVPNTSVIGLFKIVSETGIGAGTRRIEAVTGEGAYQLLNSQVALLKEASEKLKTHPKDILTKIDSIQAEMKELQRENESLAAKLSNIEAGSLINQVKQVDGINVLSAKVDASDMNQLRSMADELKQKLPSGIIVLGSVQKEKVNFIAGVTKDLVAKGFHAGKLVKEVAAVCGGGGGGRPDMAQAGGKHPEKTEEALAFVEEWVKSVSIE, via the coding sequence ATGAAAAAATTAACTGGCGCCCAAATACGCCAAATGTTTTTGGACTTTTTTAAAGAAAAAGGCCATCAAATTGAACCGAGCGCATCACTCATTCCAAATAATGATCCATCTTTGTTGTGGATCAACAGCGGTGTGGCCACTTTAAAAAAATATTTCGATGGCAGGGTGGTACCGGAAAATCCGCGAATTACAAATGCTCAAAAATCTATTCGCACAAATGACATTGAAAATGTGGGGAAAACGGCTCGCCACCATACGTTTTTCGAAATGCTTGGAAACTTTTCTATTGGAGATTATTTCAAAGAAGAAGCCATTGCATGGGCATGGGAATTTTTGACCGATCCAAAATGGATGGGTTTCGAGAAAGAAAAGCTTTCCGTTACCATCCATCCCGAAGATCAGGAAGCCTATGAAATTTGGAACAAGAAAATTGGGATTCCAGAGGAGAGGATTATTCGTTTAGAGGGCAACTTCTGGGATATAGGCGAAGGGCCAAGCGGTCCCAACTCGGAAATTTTTTATGACCGCGGTCCGCAATATGGAGACGACCCTAATGATCCTGAACTGTATCCTGGCGGTGAAAACGACCGCTACCTGGAAATATGGAATTTAGTATTTTCCCAATTCAATCATAATCCGGATGGCACTTATACACCGCTTCCAAAGAAAAATATTGATACCGGTATGGGTCTTGAGCGAATGGCTTCCGTTGTTCAAGAAGCGGAAACGAACTTCGATACCGATTTGTTTTTGCCTATTATAAGAGCTACTGAAAAAATTTCAGGAGAAACTTACGGAAAAGATCCGGAAAAAGATGTTGCATTTAAAGTGATTGCCGATCATATTCGTACGGTCACTTTTGCCATTGGAGACGGGGCATTGCCTTCCAACGAAGGAAGAGGCTATGTTCTTAGACGATTGCTGCGCAGAGCTGTCCGCTATGCGAAAAAGATCCATATAAATCGTCCTTTCATGTATGAACTTGTCCCAGTTGTGGGAAACATTATGATTGACTACTATCCGGAAGTAAACGATAAAGCTGCCTTTATTCAAAAAGTCGTGAAAAATGAAGAAGAACGATTCCATGAAACACTGCATGAAGGTCTTTCTATTCTCGAATCGGTGATCCGTAAGGCAAAAGTACAAAATCACAAAACGATTAGCGGCGAAGATGCCTTCCGCCTATATGATACGTACGGATTCCCGGTGGAGTTAACGGAAGAGTATGCAGAAGAAGAAGGCTTGAAAATCGACTATGAAGGATTTGAAAAAGAAATGGAACGTCAGCGGGAACGAGCCCGTTCAGCACGTCAAGACGTCGATTCCATGCAAACTCAGAACGTTCTTCTGCAATCCATTACAACGAAAAGCGAATTTATCGGATATGATCAGCTGGAAACAGACGCAGTGGTAGAAGTGATTTTGAAAAACGGAGAAATAGTTTCAAAAGCCAGTGCAGGCGACACCGTCCAATTCATCCTCAATCGGACTCCTTTTTATGCAGAAAGCGGCGGTCAAATCGCAGATAAAGGAGTACTTGTAGCTGATCATGTGAAGGTCACCATTCAAGATGTACAAAAAGCGCCAAATGGACAGCACCTTCATAACGCCGTCATTGATGAAGGGATTCTCGAACAAGGACAATTGGTTCACGCGCAAGTTGATAAAACGGCCCGTGCAAACGTGACTCGGAACCATACAGCTACTCACCTTTTGCATCAGGCGTTGAAAGATGTACTTGGAAATCACGTTAACCAAGCAGGTTCGCTGGTAGAACCTGAACGGCTGCGTTTTGACTTCTCCCATTTCGGTCAAGTGAGTCCAGAAGAATTGGAAAAAGTTGAAGCGATTGTGAACGAAAAAATTTGGAAAAGCCTTCCGGTCGGAATTGAATATAAAGGACTGGAGGAAGCAAAAGCACAAGGTGCGATGGCTTTATTCGGCGAAAAGTACGGCGATATTGTCCGCGTTGTCTCCATCGGAGATTACAGCTTGGAGCTGTGCGGTGGCTGCCATGTGCCGAACACGTCAGTTATCGGGTTGTTTAAAATTGTTTCCGAGACGGGGATCGGCGCTGGAACCCGCCGGATTGAAGCTGTCACAGGTGAAGGAGCATACCAGCTGTTAAACAGCCAAGTAGCGTTATTAAAAGAAGCGTCTGAAAAATTAAAGACGCATCCAAAAGACATTTTGACGAAAATTGACAGTATTCAAGCAGAAATGAAAGAATTGCAGCGTGAAAATGAATCACTTGCTGCAAAATTGTCCAATATAGAAGCGGGCAGTCTTATCAATCAAGTGAAACAAGTTGATGGAATCAATGTGCTGTCAGCGAAAGTCGATGCGTCGGATATGAATCAATTGCGAAGCATGGCAGATGAATTAAAGCAAAAATTGCCGTCAGGAATCATCGTTTTAGGTTCCGTTCAAAAAGAAAAAGTGAATTTTATCGCCGGCGTGACGAAAGACCTTGTGGCGAAAGGATTCCATGCAGGAAAACTTGTAAAAGAAGTGGCCGCTGTTTGCGGCGGGGGCGGAGGAGGCCGCCCGGATATGGCTCAGGCCGGCGGGAAACATCCGGAAAAAACGGAAGAAGCGCTCGCTTTTGTCGAAGAGTGGGTGAAATCCGTTTCCATTGAATAA
- a CDS encoding AI-2E family transporter, with protein MDPKRYIKWMYQLGFLLLVFVTLYLLVLLKPVWLPFLKVIFTGLFPFFLGAFITYLLHPWVEKLYQAGLPRGLSIFLIYLLFFGGVGYSIYKGIPVIIEQLNELSENAPVLVSQYQHWMFHLERKTSTWPDGLQDQIQARIHAFETWLTNLLALFIGWLTKMLNFLLLFAVVPFVSFYLLKDFHDVKKVIWYLTPKKWRRKGLYFLKDLDESLGGYIRGQILVCVLLGTVAAFLFWMIHMKYPVLLGIIIAVTDIIPYFGPIIGAVPAVVIAVAISNKMAVYVIIIILVLQFLEGNVLSPFIVGKSLNMHPLFIMAALIIGGEVGGIAGLIFAVPFLAVVKVAMVHAKTHLWKPQK; from the coding sequence ATGGATCCTAAAAGATACATAAAATGGATGTACCAATTGGGTTTTTTATTATTGGTCTTTGTGACACTTTATTTGCTTGTTCTCTTAAAACCGGTATGGCTGCCTTTTTTAAAAGTCATCTTCACCGGGCTTTTTCCATTTTTCTTAGGGGCTTTTATTACCTATTTGCTTCATCCGTGGGTGGAGAAACTTTATCAAGCGGGCCTGCCTCGCGGACTGTCTATTTTCCTGATTTATCTCCTCTTTTTCGGGGGAGTGGGTTATTCCATTTACAAAGGTATTCCTGTCATTATCGAGCAGCTGAACGAGTTGTCTGAGAACGCTCCCGTGTTAGTATCTCAATATCAACATTGGATGTTTCACCTCGAAAGAAAAACTTCCACTTGGCCGGATGGCCTTCAAGATCAGATTCAAGCGAGAATTCATGCTTTTGAAACTTGGCTTACCAATCTTTTGGCTTTGTTTATCGGTTGGTTGACGAAAATGCTGAATTTTCTTTTGCTGTTTGCCGTTGTTCCATTTGTTTCTTTTTATTTGTTAAAAGATTTTCATGATGTTAAAAAGGTGATTTGGTATTTAACGCCGAAAAAGTGGCGGAGAAAAGGGCTTTATTTTCTGAAAGATTTGGATGAATCGCTTGGTGGGTATATAAGAGGACAGATTCTAGTCTGTGTGCTGCTCGGAACGGTTGCTGCTTTCCTTTTTTGGATGATTCATATGAAATATCCTGTATTGCTTGGAATCATTATAGCTGTTACCGACATCATTCCTTATTTTGGGCCTATTATCGGTGCGGTGCCGGCCGTTGTCATTGCGGTGGCCATTTCAAATAAAATGGCCGTCTACGTGATCATCATCATTTTGGTTCTGCAGTTTTTAGAAGGAAATGTATTGTCCCCGTTTATTGTCGGCAAAAGCTTAAACATGCACCCTTTATTTATCATGGCTGCCCTTATCATCGGCGGAGAAGTCGGAGGAATTGCCGGATTAATTTTCGCCGTGCCGTTTCTGGCCGTTGTAAAAGTGGCAATGGTGCATGCAAAAACGCATTTATGGAAGCCCCAGAAATAA
- a CDS encoding IS1182 family transposase, whose amino-acid sequence MLTKNTQMNRDQIEMIALDQLVPADHLVRKIDAAIDFSFIYSLVQDMYSSERGRPSIDPVVLIKMAFIQYTFGIRSMRKTIEEIETNLAYRWFLGFGFYDKVPHFSTFGKNYERRFKDTDLFEQIFYRILKEAADKKLISSEHVFIDSTHVKASANKHKFEKKVVRKETKAYQARLQDEINADREAHGKKPFPPDKFGKEEYKEIKESTTDPESGYYVKDERTKQFAYSFHAAADRNGFVLGAIVTPGNIHDSSVLEPLLEKVIEKHGKPVVVAADAGYKTPAVAQYIFENDMTPALPYTRPRTKDGYFKKHEYVYDEYYDCYLCPQGQVLKYATTTKEGYRQYFSDPVQCKDCPFLSKCTQSKEHKKLIQRHVWEFYLEEADHLRHTQENKSIYARRKETIERVFADAKEKHGMRWTTLRGLKKLSMQAMLTFAAMNLKKMACWTWKSPAIT is encoded by the coding sequence GTGCTAACAAAAAATACACAGATGAATCGTGATCAAATAGAAATGATAGCTTTAGACCAACTTGTACCTGCAGATCATTTGGTTCGTAAAATCGACGCTGCTATTGATTTTTCATTTATCTATTCGCTTGTTCAAGACATGTATTCATCGGAAAGAGGTCGACCAAGTATTGATCCAGTTGTATTGATTAAAATGGCTTTCATCCAATATACCTTCGGTATTCGTTCCATGCGAAAAACTATAGAGGAAATCGAAACGAATCTGGCTTACCGTTGGTTTCTTGGATTTGGTTTTTATGATAAGGTACCTCACTTTTCAACGTTTGGGAAAAACTACGAGCGACGCTTTAAGGATACAGACTTATTTGAACAGATATTCTATCGCATTTTGAAAGAAGCTGCAGATAAGAAGCTGATAAGCAGTGAGCATGTCTTTATTGATTCTACTCATGTCAAAGCGAGTGCGAATAAGCATAAATTTGAGAAGAAAGTGGTTCGAAAAGAAACGAAAGCCTATCAAGCACGTCTACAAGATGAGATAAATGCTGATCGAGAAGCACATGGAAAAAAGCCATTTCCTCCAGATAAATTTGGGAAAGAAGAATATAAAGAAATAAAAGAAAGTACCACTGATCCGGAAAGTGGTTACTACGTAAAAGACGAGCGAACAAAACAGTTTGCTTACTCATTCCATGCTGCTGCGGATCGAAATGGCTTTGTTTTGGGGGCTATTGTAACGCCAGGGAATATTCATGACAGTTCCGTATTGGAGCCACTTCTTGAAAAAGTCATAGAAAAACATGGAAAACCGGTTGTAGTTGCTGCTGACGCTGGATATAAAACTCCCGCCGTTGCCCAATACATATTTGAAAATGATATGACCCCTGCTTTACCTTATACTCGCCCTCGTACAAAGGATGGTTATTTCAAAAAACATGAGTATGTTTACGATGAATACTACGATTGTTATCTTTGTCCGCAAGGACAAGTGTTAAAATATGCAACTACGACGAAGGAAGGCTATCGTCAATATTTTTCTGATCCAGTCCAGTGTAAAGATTGTCCATTCCTTTCGAAGTGCACCCAAAGTAAGGAGCATAAAAAACTGATTCAGCGACATGTATGGGAATTTTATTTAGAGGAAGCTGATCATCTTCGGCATACACAAGAGAATAAGAGCATTTATGCAAGACGGAAAGAAACCATTGAACGTGTTTTTGCTGATGCAAAGGAAAAGCATGGTATGCGTTGGACAACCTTAAGAGGTCTAAAAAAATTGTCCATGCAGGCGATGCTAACTTTTGCTGCAATGAATTTGAAAAAGATGGCTTGCTGGACATGGAAAAGTCCAGCAATAACATAA
- a CDS encoding YrzQ family protein yields MNKAMISLLGFGAGVAASAWAGRSSMLNQRQIRKLRKQVRKLF; encoded by the coding sequence ATGAACAAAGCCATGATTTCATTGCTGGGATTTGGAGCCGGTGTGGCTGCTTCTGCTTGGGCCGGCCGTTCCTCCATGCTTAATCAACGGCAAATACGGAAACTCAGAAAACAGGTGAGAAAATTATTTTAG